In Vigna radiata var. radiata cultivar VC1973A chromosome 3, Vradiata_ver6, whole genome shotgun sequence, the following proteins share a genomic window:
- the LOC106757108 gene encoding temperature-induced lipocalin-1-like, protein MAKEEMKVVKGLDLERYMGRWYEIGSFPSRNQPKDGVNSRATYTLNKDGTVHVLNETWSNGKRGYIEGTAYKADPKSDEAKLKVKFYVPPFLPLFPVTGDYWVLYIDDDYQYALIGQPSRNYLWILCRKTHLDEDIYNFLVQKAIDEGYDVSKLHKTPQSDPPPPGAEEGSQDTKGIWWIKSILGK, encoded by the exons ATGGCGAAGGAAGAGATGAAAGTTGTGAAAGGTTTGGACTTGGAAAGGTACATGGGTCGATGGTACGAGATTGGCTCATTCCCTTCGCGTAATCAGCCAAAGGATGGTGTGAACAGCAGAGCCACATATACCCTTAACAAAGATGGTACTGTGCATGTACTCAACGAGACTTGGTCTAATGGAAAGAGAGGCTATATAGAGGGTACTGCTTACAAGGCAGACCCAAAATCTGACGAAGCCAAGTTAAAGGTAAAATTCTATGTTCCACCTTTCTTGCCCCTCTTCCCTGTCACTGGGGACTACTGGGTCCTCTACATTGATGACGATTATCAGTATGCTTTGATCGGCCAACCAAGCAGGAATTACCTTTGG ATTTTATGCAGAAAAACCCATTTGGATGAAGATATCTACAATTTTCTTGTTCAGAAAGCCATTGACGAAGGATATGATGTGAGCAAACTCCACAAGACTCCACAGAGTGATCCGCCACCACCAGGGGCAGAAGAAGGATCCCAAGACACCAAAGGCATTTGGTGGATCAAATCCATTTTAGGCAAATag